From Saccopteryx leptura isolate mSacLep1 chromosome 3, mSacLep1_pri_phased_curated, whole genome shotgun sequence, one genomic window encodes:
- the CCN3 gene encoding CCN family member 3, with protein MQSVQSMSLKLPSQCLCLAFLLLHLLGQVTAAQRCPHPCPLRCPQTPPTCAPGVRAVLDDCSCCLVCARQRGDSCSELEPCEESRGLFCDRRADPSAQTGICMAIEGDNCVFDGVIYQSGETFQPSCRYQCTCQDGQIGCVPRCDEDLLLPRPDCPVPRKVEVPGECCEKWICDANDTEALGDLHALPAYRTETTLGVAVSDSSSNCIEQTTEWSACSKSCGMGVSTQVTNRNPQCEMVKRTRLCMVRPCEQEHRQPTDKKGKKCLRTTKSLKAIHLQFKNCTSLHTYKPRYCGVCSDGRCCTPHNTKTIQVEFQCSPGQIVKKPVMVIGTCTCHNNCPYNNEAFLQELKPNTSRGKI; from the exons ATGCAGAGTGTGCAAAGCATGAGTCTCAAGCTGCCCAGCcagtgtctttgcctggctttccTGCTCCTCCATCTCCTCGGACAG GTCACTGCGGCTCAGCGCTGCCCACACCCGTGCCCCCTGCGGTGCCCCCAAACGCCACCGACCTGCGCCCCCGGGGTAAGAGCGGTGCTGGACGACTGCTCCTGCTGTCTGGTGTGCGCGCGCCAGCGCGGCGACAGCTGCTCCGAGCTGGAACCGTGCGAGGAGAGCCGGGGCCTCTTCTGCGACCGCAGAGCGGACCCCAGCGCCCAAACTGGAATCTGCATGG CCATAGAGGGAGACAACTGTGTGTTCGATGGGGTCATTTACCAAAGCGGAGAAACCTTCCAGCCCAGCTGCCGATACCAGTGCACCTGCCAAGACGGGCAGATTGGCTGCGTGCCTCGCTGCGACGAGGACCTGCTGCTACCCAGACCTGACTGCCCGGTTCCCAGAAAGGTTGAAGTGCCCGGGGAGTGCTGTGAGAAGTGGATCTGTGACGCGAATGACACGGAGGCCTTAGGGGACCTGCACGCCCTTCCAG CCTACAGGACAGAAACCACGCTAGGAGTAGCCGTCTCCGACTCGAGTAGCAACTGCATCGAGCAGACCACGGAGTGGAGCGCGTGCTCCAAGAGCTGCGGCATGGGCGTGTCCACCCAGGTCACCAACAGGAACCCCCAGTGCGAGATGGTGAAGCGCACGCGGCTCTGCATGGTGCGGCCCTGCGAACAGGAGCACCGGCAGCCGACAGATAAG aaaggaaaaaagtgcCTCCGCACCACAAAGTCCCTCAAAGCCATCCACCTGCAGTTTAAGAACTGCACGAGCTTGCACACCTACAAGCCTCGGTACTGTGGAGTCTGCAGCGACGGTCGGTGCTGCACCCCTCACAACACGAAGACCATCCAGGTGGAGTTCCAGTGCTCCCCGGGGCAGATCGTCAAGAAGCCAGTGATGGTCATCGGGACCTGCACCTGTCACAACAACTGCCCTTACAACAATGAGGCTTTCCTCCAAGAGTTAAAGCCGAACACCAGCAGGGGGAAAATATAA